From Candidatus Binatia bacterium:
TGACACAGCGGCACGGCGATCGCCGGAGCCATTCCACCGTTCACGAGTGCAACGGCACTCAGCACGGCACCACCCATGACGGTGGGAAAGATCCCCCACTGGAACCAGGCAGGCGCCGTCGGGTTCGGCTTCTCGGACTGGGGTTCGCTCTCGCTCATCGTCGGCCCTTTCGCACGGCACTCTACGGGACCACCGAGGGGACGACCAGCCGAGAAGAAGCGAGGGTCAGCCCTGGGATCCCTCGCCCGCCGCTTACCGCTCGCGGCAGCAGCGACGACCCGCGCTAGCCCGGGCCCGAGAGCGTCGCGAGCCTGTGCCGCTCGACCACGCCCTCCAGCGGCTCGGATGCGTCGTCGACGGTGACCATCAAGCCCCCGTCCGCGTAGACGACGACCCACTGACTTTTGCGCGTCGTGAGTTCGGCGAGCTTCGAGACTAAGTCGCCGGGGAGGCGCCAGACCTCCACCTCGTCCGCTCGGTGGATTGCGCGCTTCCCCGCCTCTTTCTGCAGGGGCCACAGATCCTTGTGCGTGACGATCGTCATCTTGTTCGCGGCCTTGCTCGCGCGGTGCATCCGGTCGGCGGACGGATGCCCCACATCGATCCAGTGCACGATGCGACCGTCGAGCTCCTTGTGCCACAACGCGGGTTCTTCGGCGTTCGACAACCCTCGGCCGAACTCGAGATCGGGTCCGTACAAGAGACAATAGGCGAGAACTCGCGTGACGAGCCGCGGCATGTCCTCCGAGGGGTGTTGCGCCACACGAAGCGACACGCTCTCAAAGACGTTCCGGTCGATGTCGGAGAGCTCGACTTGCAGGGTGTAGATCGTCGCGGTTTGCGCCATCCGGCCACCATGCTCTCAATCCAGCGGCCTGGCGAACGGCGAGGCGCGAGTGGATGCGCTCTCGGCAGCCCTCCACTACTCTTCGTCCATGAAGAAATCGCCCAACATCGCGGTCGCATTCCTGGTGAGCTTCTTCGCGAAGCTGCGATTCCCGGTTCTGTTCGTGGTGACGGCCGCGGCGTTCCTCATCGATCTCGTCGTGCCAGACCTGGTCCCGTTCGCGGACGAAATCGTCCTGGGGCTGATGACGGCTCTGCTCGGCGCACTTCGCAAGCGGCGCGAGCCGGACGATGGCGCGCTCGAGAAGCAGGACACCTGACCGGACCGCACGGCCAAGGACCACGACCGAAGATGCCCGCGCGGGATCGCGTTATCTTCAGCGACGATGATCTCGACCGTCGCAGGCCCTCTCCGCGTCGCTCTCCTCGGGATCCTGGTCACCGCCCACGCAGTCCCTGCCGCGAGCAATCTTCCCACGAACGCTTACTTCGGCAAGACGCACATGCACTCGGAGTACTCGCTCGACGCTGACGGCAGGCGCTCCCGGACACGATCAGAAATTGCTCGATGAGCTTCGCAGCCTCGACTCGTTCGAGGAACGGGAGAAGGGGTTTCTCAAGTACGTCCACAGGAACGCCCGCGGCCCCGGCGGCACCGACAATCACAGCGGGCTCGCCTCGAACGTCGCCGAAGACAACTTCATCGTCGGCAGTCACGGTGCGGCCGCCAGCACGGCCGAACGACGCCGCACCGGTGACGTCGGCGGCTGGATCAAAGGGAAGGACCGGAGCCTTGACCGGCGCCTGGGCGATCCGCGACGCGAACAGCGGCATGCTCGATCGCACCCAGATCATCAAGGGCTGGGTCGACGCCGAGGGAAAGATGCAGGAGAAGATCTTCGACGTGGCCTGGTCGGGCGGGCGGGCGGCAAGCCCGCGCCGGGCGGCAAGCTGTCGCCCGTCGGAAACACGGTGGACGCAAAGACGGCGACCGTTTCCGGCGCGATTCGGCCACTGGGCGGGCCCCGGACCCGCTCGCTCACCCTCTCAAGCGAAACCCGGTTCTCGATGATACGGATAGAGGGATCGCCGGATTCCAGCGGCGGCGTCGACACCGAAACAAGGAGATTCCAGCATGCGTGAAGCAGTCATCGTTTCGACCGCACGGACCGGGCTCGCGAAGTCCCACCGCGGCGGATTCAACAACACGGGCGGAGCCGCCATGGCCGGCCATGCCATCAAGCACTCGATCGAGCGCGCCGGTGTCGATCCCGCGGAAGTCGAAGAGGTCGTGCTTGGCTGCGGCACCCCGCAGGGGACCACGGGCAACAACATCGGCCGTGTTGCGGCACTGAAGGCCGGCTGTCCGATCACCACAAGCGGTGTCACCGTTAGTCGTCACTGCTCCTCGGGCCTGAACGCGATTGCGACCGCCGCCGGCCGGATCATCGTCGACGGTGCACCGATCGTCGTCGGCGCGGGCGTCGAGTCGATCACGCACAGCATGACCGGCCAGGGTTTCACCCTGCAGGTCGACAAGCCGCTGGCTGAGCAATACCCCGGCCTCTGGATGCCGATGATCGAAACCGCCGACATCGTCGCCGAGCGCTACAACGTCAGCCGCGAAGCGCAGGACGAGTACTCGCTTGAGAGCCAACGGCGCACCGCAGCCGCCCAGGAAGCGAATCTCTACGCCGACGAGATCGTTTCGATGGCGACGACCATGATCGTGAAAAACAAGGAAACCGGCGAGACCTCGACGGTCGACTACACGGTAGACAAGGACGAGTGTAACCGCCCGAGCACGACGCTCGAAGGCCTATCCGGTCTGAAGCCGATCCGCGGCGAAGATCACTTCATCACCGCCGGGAACGCGTCGCAGCTTTCCGACGGCGCAGCGTCCGTCGTGATGATGGAAGCCGGCGAGGCCAGCAAACGGAACCTCGAGCCGCTCGGCGCTTTCCGCGGCTTCGCCGCCGCCGGTTGCAAACCCGACGAAATGGGCATCGGCCCGGTCTACGCCGTCCCCCGCCTCCTCGAGCGCGCGGGCCTCAAGGTCGACGACATCGACCTCTGGGAACTCAATGAGGCGTTCGCGAGTCAGTGCCTCTACTCGCGGGACACGCTAGGCATCGACCCCGAGAAGTACAACGTGAACGGCGGCTCGATCTCGGTCGGCCACCCCTTCGGGATGACGGGCGCGCGCTGCGTCGGTCACCTTCTGCTCGAGGGCAAGCGCCGCAAGGCCAAGTGGGGCGTGGTCACAATGTGCATCGGCGGCGGCCAGGGCGCAGCCGGGCTCTTCGAGATCTTCTAGTCTCGGCTCACACCACCGCTCGAAAGGGGCGCGGCGCGTACGAGAGCGCCGCGCCCTTTTTCGTTCGGGCCCCGTACCTCCCGCGGGAGGCCTGGGCGATTCAGCTGCCGATCCTCGATGCGGCGGGGCGGCTCGCCGACCGGTTCAGCCGCCGACGGATCTGTCTTGCGGACATCGGTCGCGCCGTCGTATCGAGCCTCGCGACTGCCTGCGCGTGGGACGCCCCCTCTCTTCCCCTCGGCGAGGGAACCCACGAGATGATCGATCTGATTCGCTCTCGGGTCCCACCTCCCGGCGGCGCCCTGCTGGGCTACATCCGCTCGTTCCCGAGCGACACCCCGCACGCCCCGACCCCGCAGCTCGTGCCTTGCGCTAGGCCTCCGACGCCACGCCGTAGTGCGCGACGTACTCCGCGTACGTGCTTCGGACCTGCTCCTCGTCGAGACCGTATTCGCCGAGGCTGTACTCATGCTTGCCGAACTTGCCATGCGGCTTGTCTCGTAGATACCCACGCACCGCGTCCTCGTGCCCGCCGGGCCAATCGAGCCCCGCGCCTTCGTAGATCTTGCGGAGCGCGACGGCTGGATCGCCGATCAGGTCGAGATAGTGACTATCTACGAACTGCCCATCGGGCAGCGTCCCGTCGATACGCAGAGAGCGAACGTGGTTCAGCATGAACGAGAACCCGTGCAGCCCGATCTGTCCCTCGGCGATACGGTCGACCACGTCGGAACGAAGCCAGTGGATCAGCCCCGTCGTACTCGCGGCGGAACCGACGAACTTGATCGGATCGCGGTGCGTGTGAACGATGACGGCATCGGGATACTCGTCCATCAGGGCTTCCATCGTCGCGAGGTGGCCGGGTGACTTGAGCAGCCATCGTCTGGGATTC
This genomic window contains:
- a CDS encoding YaeQ family protein, which produces MAQTATIYTLQVELSDIDRNVFESVSLRVAQHPSEDMPRLVTRVLAYCLLYGPDLEFGRGLSNAEEPALWHKELDGRIVHWIDVGHPSADRMHRASKAANKMTIVTHKDLWPLQKEAGKRAIHRADEVEVWRLPGDLVSKLAELTTRKSQWVVVYADGGLMVTVDDASEPLEGVVERHRLATLSGPG
- a CDS encoding DUF3604 domain-containing protein — encoded protein: MLDRTQIIKGWVDAEGKMQEKIFDVAWSGGRAASPRRAASCRPSETRWTQRRRPFPARFGHWAGPGPARSPSQAKPGSR
- a CDS encoding acetyl-CoA C-acyltransferase, whose amino-acid sequence is MREAVIVSTARTGLAKSHRGGFNNTGGAAMAGHAIKHSIERAGVDPAEVEEVVLGCGTPQGTTGNNIGRVAALKAGCPITTSGVTVSRHCSSGLNAIATAAGRIIVDGAPIVVGAGVESITHSMTGQGFTLQVDKPLAEQYPGLWMPMIETADIVAERYNVSREAQDEYSLESQRRTAAAQEANLYADEIVSMATTMIVKNKETGETSTVDYTVDKDECNRPSTTLEGLSGLKPIRGEDHFITAGNASQLSDGAASVVMMEAGEASKRNLEPLGAFRGFAAAGCKPDEMGIGPVYAVPRLLERAGLKVDDIDLWELNEAFASQCLYSRDTLGIDPEKYNVNGGSISVGHPFGMTGARCVGHLLLEGKRRKAKWGVVTMCIGGGQGAAGLFEIF